From Candidatus Cybelea sp., one genomic window encodes:
- the purQ gene encoding phosphoribosylformylglycinamidine synthase I: MKARIAVPVFPGTNSEEETLRLLRDCGGTAELVHWSDAAKLAAFDAFVLSGGFAYEDRVRAGAIAAHDRMMDAVIESARAGKLVLGICNGAQILLEAGLLPGTGEIRRPTAAFTRNAPEPHFVCRHVYMKLAVPPERSPITAALSEQALVPAWAAHAEGRLAATGEHLEQIVDGGHLAFVYAHPDGSVDAAAVPNGSALGCAGLVNREGNVLAVMPHPERDGWEFNHLQRRRHEDVLAPSGGSILFESFVKALER, from the coding sequence GTGAAGGCGCGAATCGCGGTACCGGTCTTCCCGGGCACCAACTCTGAAGAAGAGACGCTGAGATTGCTGCGCGATTGCGGCGGCACTGCCGAGCTCGTGCACTGGTCCGATGCCGCGAAGCTGGCGGCCTTCGACGCGTTCGTGCTCTCCGGCGGCTTCGCGTACGAAGACCGCGTTCGTGCGGGCGCGATCGCCGCGCACGACCGGATGATGGATGCCGTCATCGAGTCGGCTCGCGCTGGAAAACTCGTTTTGGGCATCTGCAACGGAGCGCAGATTCTGCTCGAGGCCGGACTGCTGCCGGGGACCGGCGAGATTCGCCGCCCGACCGCGGCCTTTACGCGCAACGCTCCCGAACCGCACTTCGTCTGCCGGCACGTTTATATGAAGCTGGCCGTCCCGCCCGAGCGCAGTCCGATAACCGCCGCGCTCTCCGAGCAGGCGCTCGTGCCGGCCTGGGCCGCCCATGCGGAGGGCCGTCTAGCCGCGACCGGCGAGCATTTGGAGCAGATCGTCGACGGCGGCCACCTCGCCTTCGTTTACGCCCATCCCGACGGCAGCGTCGATGCCGCGGCCGTGCCCAACGGCTCCGCGCTCGGCTGCGCCGGCCTGGTGAATCGCGAAGGCAACGTGCTCGCAGTGATGCCGCACCCGGAGCGCGACGGCTGGGAGTTCAACCACCTCCAGCGGCGGCGCCACGAAGACGTGCTCGCGCCCTCGGGCGGTTCGATTCTCTTCGAAAGCTTCGTGAAAGCACTCGAGCGATGA